The genomic segment GCTGTGAACAGGCGGTTGACGTCCAGTCGGGTGAGACGATCCAGCAGGATCAGCGGCGATGTCGTGCTGGTCAGGTTGTCGCCGATGTCAGCAGAGCTGCCATGAATCAGGCCGCAATCCAGTTCAATGAAGCCGAATTGCAGGGAGTTGATCCAATCAAGATGTCTCTCCTCAACCCTGCTTAACAAGCACTGAACAGCGCTCTCGCCATGGATCTTGCGAAGTGCCTGCGCATTGCGATCTCCCCGATAACCTCGCTCGGCCAGCAGCTGCTCCTCCCACCAGCCGTAGATGCAATCAGGTTTGAGATCACCTCGCCTGGGGTTTCGGAGTCGATCCAGCAACGCATTGCAGTTGCGCTCAGGGCCGATGAAGTCGCCCAATACAAACAGGCTATCGACCCCACGTTGTGCCGATAGGTGCTGTTGGATCTGCTCATAGAGCTTGAGATCTCCCTGTAGTCCACTCACCAGGGCCCAGCGTTTCATCATCGCTCACACACGTGGCTGGCATCATCAGCCCTCTCGGCGTATTCAAACCCGTGGCTCAGCCGCCAGGCAAAGACTTCAGGCAGTCCAACGTCGATGATGGCTTGACATGTTTTGGCGACGTCGTATCCCACTTCCCGGATCGTGATCTCTCCAGTGCGGTCGTCGTGAACGACATACGTCGCCTTCGTATTGCCATGGCGCGGCTCTCCCACAGATCCGGCATTCACGATGCGACGCATCGGCAATGTGAGCTCGTGCTCTGAGCAATCCTTGCTGCCGGCTTGTTCAACTTTGACTCGAATGGATCCACTGCTCAGTTCCCGGACGTAGGGCTGGTGGGTATGGCCGCAGAACAGAGTCTCCGCACCGGCTGTCTCGACCCGCTCAAGCGCAGCAAAGGCACTCATGTCTGGAAGCAGATATTCGTGCTGACTGTTGGGGCTGCCATGAACGAACAACAATCGGTCACGCCGCAGGGTCATGGGCAGGCTGGCCAGGAACGCCTTGTTGTCGTCTGTCATCCGTTCTGCAGTCCAGTGATGCGCCCGATGACCGCGTCGTTCTGCCAGCTGGGATGGGTAGCTGCATTCGCAGGCATTGAGGCCATCAATGATGTCTTCATCCCAGCAGCCCTGACAGGTGGGTATGGCACGGTCGCGCACCAGCTCCACCACTTCATTGGGTTGAGGTCCATAGCCCACCAGATCACCGAGACAGGTCATCGTTTCAATCCCCTGGAGGTCGATATCGTCAAGGACGGCCTCAACAGCGGCGAGGTTGGCGTGCAGGCAGGAGATCACAGCGTGAGCCATTGGACTTAGTTGAGAGCAGCTTGGGGTTGTTGATCGCGAATCGGCGCCTGATGCAT from the Synechococcus sp. KORDI-100 genome contains:
- a CDS encoding metallophosphoesterase — protein: MAHAVISCLHANLAAVEAVLDDIDLQGIETMTCLGDLVGYGPQPNEVVELVRDRAIPTCQGCWDEDIIDGLNACECSYPSQLAERRGHRAHHWTAERMTDDNKAFLASLPMTLRRDRLLFVHGSPNSQHEYLLPDMSAFAALERVETAGAETLFCGHTHQPYVRELSSGSIRVKVEQAGSKDCSEHELTLPMRRIVNAGSVGEPRHGNTKATYVVHDDRTGEITIREVGYDVAKTCQAIIDVGLPEVFAWRLSHGFEYAERADDASHVCER